One window of Solwaraspora sp. WMMA2056 genomic DNA carries:
- a CDS encoding SUKH-3 domain-containing protein → MIGRDEALALARDWATTHGADPAAEIGLYEFDQGYVAWLVPTGDTGSHDRAEPAGPPAPPATSGSARIVVDRQSGVVSQWPPLPVAVVAARYAAERSADHRFPPDVHHVLTTAGWFAGRDVTAMVDQWSARWAGELDGLVMSPAARAALVEFGGLTLPQFGSDGTADAGFPTFLHPVRSGLVTEEARVFVDEYDHPVFPLGGNSDGPSELVVDAAGRVFLLHWAGYQFVAGSVDTALTRLIRGGPFPPLRPDQLSPQD, encoded by the coding sequence ATGATCGGACGCGACGAGGCGCTCGCGCTGGCCCGCGACTGGGCGACGACGCACGGCGCGGACCCGGCGGCCGAGATCGGCCTGTACGAGTTCGACCAGGGGTACGTGGCCTGGCTGGTCCCGACCGGGGACACCGGCAGCCACGACCGCGCCGAACCGGCGGGGCCGCCCGCGCCGCCGGCGACCAGCGGGTCGGCGCGCATCGTCGTCGACCGGCAGTCCGGCGTGGTCAGCCAGTGGCCGCCGCTTCCGGTGGCGGTCGTCGCCGCCCGGTACGCCGCCGAACGCTCCGCCGACCACCGGTTCCCGCCGGACGTACACCACGTGCTGACCACCGCCGGCTGGTTCGCCGGCCGCGACGTCACCGCCATGGTCGACCAGTGGTCGGCCCGGTGGGCCGGTGAACTCGACGGCCTGGTGATGAGCCCGGCCGCGCGGGCCGCCCTGGTCGAGTTCGGCGGCCTGACGCTGCCGCAGTTCGGCAGCGACGGTACGGCCGACGCCGGCTTCCCGACGTTCCTGCACCCGGTGCGCAGCGGACTGGTCACCGAGGAGGCCCGGGTATTCGTCGACGAGTACGACCACCCGGTGTTCCCGCTCGGCGGCAACTCCGACGGGCCGTCGGAGCTGGTCGTCGACGCCGCCGGCCGGGTGTTCCTGCTGCACTGGGCCGGCTACCAGTTCGTCGCCGGCAGCGTCGACACGGCGTTGACCCGGCTGATCCGGGGCGGGCCGTTCCCGCCGCTGCGCCCCGACCAGCTGTCGCCGCAGGACTGA